The following coding sequences are from one Candidatus Nitrosopumilus sp. SW window:
- a CDS encoding OsmC family protein, with product MKTQTQTIINGVNVSQLFETIDNIKENKKIAKFNFRAKNKWIDGTENQTTVSDFYGACKTHIRETPHVFVKDEPLLLLGKDKGANPVEYLLAGLAGCITTSLVAHAAARGIKIDSIESTLEGDIDLHGLFQLDESVNPGYQGINISFKIKSDAPEETLKELVELAKKASPVANTVSQPTPINVRLDN from the coding sequence ATGAAAACACAAACTCAGACAATTATAAATGGTGTTAATGTCTCTCAACTTTTTGAAACGATTGACAACATCAAAGAAAACAAGAAAATTGCAAAATTCAATTTTCGTGCAAAAAACAAATGGATTGATGGAACTGAAAACCAAACAACTGTAAGTGATTTCTATGGTGCATGCAAAACTCACATCAGAGAAACTCCTCATGTATTTGTAAAAGATGAGCCATTACTTCTCTTGGGAAAAGACAAGGGTGCAAATCCTGTAGAATATTTACTAGCAGGATTGGCTGGATGCATAACTACTAGTCTAGTTGCACATGCTGCTGCAAGAGGAATCAAAATTGATTCAATTGAATCTACTTTAGAAGGAGATATTGATCTTCATGGATTGTTCCAACTAGATGAAAGTGTAAATCCTGGATATCAGGGAATCAACATTTCCTTCAAGATAAAATCTGATGCCCCTGAAGAAACTTTGAAGGAATTAGTTGAGCTTGCAAAAAAGGCCTCCCCTGTTGCAAATACTGTCTCACAACCAACTCCAATCAATGTGAGATTAGATAATTAG
- a CDS encoding nitroreductase family protein yields the protein MSSLQKQNNDVTTIKVMKTFDAIKERRAVKHYDPTHKLSEDEIEKLMSLAILSPTSFNMQNWRFVLVKDSEIRKKIRSASWDQAQVTDSSLLMVICADLKSWKKDPGQYWKDAPKEARDFLVPAMGMFYEGKEQLQRDEAMRSGGIAAQTLMLAAKAMGYDSNPMIGFDSEKVADLINLPEDHVIVMMMAIGKQIKPAMPRGGQLPLDKVVFTDRFD from the coding sequence GTGAGTTCTTTGCAAAAACAAAATAACGATGTGACAACAATAAAAGTTATGAAAACTTTTGATGCAATAAAAGAACGTCGCGCAGTAAAGCACTATGATCCAACTCATAAACTCTCTGAAGATGAGATTGAAAAATTGATGTCTTTGGCAATCTTATCTCCTACTTCATTTAACATGCAAAATTGGAGATTTGTCTTGGTAAAAGACTCTGAAATACGAAAGAAGATTCGTTCTGCATCTTGGGATCAGGCTCAAGTAACTGATTCCTCATTATTGATGGTTATTTGTGCTGACTTGAAATCTTGGAAAAAAGATCCTGGACAATATTGGAAGGATGCTCCAAAGGAAGCTCGTGACTTTTTGGTTCCTGCAATGGGAATGTTTTACGAAGGAAAAGAGCAATTGCAAAGAGATGAAGCAATGAGGTCTGGTGGTATTGCAGCTCAGACCCTAATGCTTGCAGCCAAAGCCATGGGGTATGATTCAAATCCAATGATAGGATTTGATTCAGAAAAAGTTGCAGACCTTATCAATTTGCCTGAAGATCATGTGATAGTTATGATGATGGCAATTGGAAAGCAAATCAAACCTGCTATGCCTAGAGGTGGGCAACTCCCACTAGACAAGGTTGTTTTCACAGATAGATTTGATTAG
- a CDS encoding sulfurtransferase — MLISSSELNSILDDPNLIIVDTRSFKEYSEGHIPGAVHLDLFAFHWIDTSKQGIENFNNQSKTLLSFLGVTPEKKVIFYDSVSGMLAARGVWMLMYFSHENVMMLDGGITKWQKENLAIEKKPNGFKPSNFSGKINSEIISGFEYIQDNLENLKILDARSLGEYDGSIVRAAQSGHIPNAINIDWNQNLNEDGTFKSDEELSKMYDYPKDTEIVIYCQGAYRAANSFLVLKKLGFSNVKVYLGSWGEWGNRLDLPVEN; from the coding sequence ATGCTAATCTCATCATCTGAACTCAACTCAATCTTAGATGATCCAAATCTCATAATAGTTGATACACGTTCTTTCAAAGAATATTCAGAAGGTCATATCCCTGGAGCAGTTCATTTAGACTTGTTTGCATTTCATTGGATTGACACATCAAAACAAGGAATTGAGAATTTTAATAATCAATCAAAAACACTATTATCTTTTCTTGGAGTAACTCCTGAAAAAAAAGTCATCTTTTATGATTCAGTATCTGGGATGCTTGCAGCTAGAGGAGTATGGATGTTGATGTATTTCTCTCATGAAAATGTCATGATGCTAGATGGAGGAATCACAAAGTGGCAAAAAGAAAATCTTGCAATAGAGAAAAAACCAAATGGCTTCAAGCCATCTAATTTTTCAGGCAAAATCAATTCTGAGATAATTTCAGGATTTGAATATATTCAAGATAATCTTGAAAATCTGAAAATTCTTGATGCTCGCTCGCTTGGAGAATATGATGGTAGTATAGTTCGTGCTGCTCAATCAGGTCATATCCCAAATGCCATCAACATTGATTGGAATCAGAATCTCAATGAAGATGGAACTTTCAAGAGTGATGAGGAATTATCAAAAATGTATGATTACCCAAAAGACACTGAAATTGTGATATATTGTCAAGGAGCCTATAGGGCAGCCAACTCTTTTTTGGTTCTAAAAAAACTTGGATTCTCAAATGTCAAGGTCTATTTGGGTTCTTGGGGAGAATGGGGAAATCGATTAGATCTTCCTGTAGAAAATTAA